Proteins from a genomic interval of Arvicola amphibius chromosome 10, mArvAmp1.2, whole genome shotgun sequence:
- the Camk2n2 gene encoding calcium/calmodulin-dependent protein kinase II inhibitor 2, whose protein sequence is MSEILPYGEDKMGRFGADPEGSDLSFSCRLQDTNSFFAGNQAKRPPKLGQIGRAKRVVIEDDRIDDVLKGMGEKPPSGV, encoded by the exons ATGTCCGAGATCCTACCCTACGGTGAGGACAAGATGGGCCGCTTCGGCGCAGACCCCGAGGGCTCCGACCTCTCTTTCAGCTGCCGCCTGCAGGACACCAACTCCTTCTTCGCCGGCAACCAGGCCAAGCGGCCCCCCAAGCTGGGCCAGATCGGCCGAGCCAAGAGAG TGGTGATCGAGGATGACCGGATAGACGACGTGCtgaaggggatgggggagaagcCTCCGTCCGGAGTGTAG